A genomic window from Alkalihalobacillus sp. AL-G includes:
- a CDS encoding LTA synthase family protein, which produces MLKNTFSKYQALIITGVLLWIKSYLLYKIAFDLNIENNVQEFILLINPLSSVVFIMAFALFFSGKARNISVIVLNFVATFILFANMVYYRFFNDFITIPVLFQTSNMGDLGESITSLLYPYDLLLFIDVILMAVYLKLRNVEAPRVSSKKIGLTFAASLILFIVNVGVAETERPQLLTRSFDREMLIKNIGAYNYHVYDAIIQSKAKAQRALADSSEIVDIENYIRADYREPNPSKFGIAEDKNVVMISMESLQSFVINNRVDGREITPFLNDLIKDEDTYYFPNFYHQTGQGKTSDSEFLIANSMYPLPSGAVFFTHSQNEYHATPEILDQENYYTASLHANNKSFWNRDIMYKSLGYDRFYSVKDYEVIPENSIGWGLKDEFFFEQSVEHMKEMPEPYFTKFITLTNHFPFSLEKEDEQIPEWTSEDGTVNRYFTTVRYTDESLKMFFESLKNEGMYEDTVFVLYGDHYGISENHNEAMSQYLGKEITPFVTTQLQRVPMIIHIPGDGKGKVMDTVGGQIDLRPTLLHLLGVDTKNTIHFGSDLFSKERQDFTVLRDGSFITKNHVYTEGKCYDKNTEKAVEKSLCQPYMEKAKKELDYSDRIIYGDLLRFIDPKTGQVKEDEKK; this is translated from the coding sequence ATGTTGAAAAACACCTTTTCAAAATACCAGGCACTTATCATCACAGGTGTTTTACTCTGGATTAAATCATATTTATTATATAAAATTGCGTTTGATTTAAATATAGAAAATAATGTGCAGGAATTTATCTTGTTGATCAACCCCTTAAGTTCTGTTGTGTTTATTATGGCGTTTGCTTTATTCTTTTCAGGTAAAGCAAGAAACATATCAGTGATCGTTTTAAACTTTGTTGCAACCTTTATTTTGTTTGCAAATATGGTCTACTACCGTTTCTTTAACGACTTTATTACGATACCAGTCTTGTTCCAAACAAGTAATATGGGGGATCTCGGTGAAAGTATTACATCGTTACTTTACCCATATGATCTGTTATTATTCATCGATGTCATCTTGATGGCAGTTTATTTAAAACTACGTAATGTAGAGGCGCCAAGAGTATCCTCTAAGAAAATCGGACTTACGTTTGCAGCCAGCTTAATTCTTTTTATTGTTAACGTTGGTGTTGCTGAAACAGAACGTCCACAGCTTTTAACGCGTTCTTTTGACCGTGAAATGTTGATTAAAAATATTGGTGCATACAACTATCATGTATACGATGCGATTATTCAATCGAAAGCGAAAGCACAACGTGCACTTGCAGATAGCAGTGAGATTGTTGACATTGAGAACTATATCAGAGCAGACTACCGCGAGCCCAATCCATCAAAATTCGGGATTGCGGAAGATAAGAATGTTGTGATGATTTCAATGGAATCGTTACAAAGCTTTGTTATCAATAATAGAGTTGATGGAAGAGAAATTACTCCATTCCTAAATGATCTCATTAAGGATGAAGATACGTATTACTTCCCTAACTTTTATCATCAAACAGGTCAAGGGAAAACATCTGATTCCGAATTTTTGATAGCAAACTCGATGTATCCTTTACCAAGCGGAGCGGTATTCTTTACTCATTCGCAAAATGAATATCACGCTACTCCAGAAATTCTCGATCAGGAAAATTATTATACCGCATCTTTACATGCGAACAACAAGAGCTTCTGGAACCGGGATATCATGTATAAGTCACTCGGTTATGATCGTTTCTATTCCGTTAAGGATTATGAAGTGATTCCAGAAAATTCAATTGGCTGGGGCTTGAAGGATGAATTTTTCTTTGAACAATCAGTAGAACACATGAAGGAAATGCCAGAACCATATTTCACAAAGTTCATTACATTGACGAACCATTTCCCATTCAGTCTTGAAAAGGAAGATGAACAAATTCCTGAATGGACGTCAGAAGACGGTACAGTCAATCGGTACTTTACAACAGTAAGATACACGGATGAATCTTTGAAAATGTTCTTCGAGAGCCTAAAGAATGAAGGTATGTACGAAGACACGGTATTCGTTCTGTATGGTGACCATTACGGAATTTCAGAAAACCATAATGAGGCTATGAGTCAATATCTTGGAAAAGAGATTACTCCATTCGTGACAACGCAGCTACAAAGAGTTCCAATGATCATTCATATTCCTGGAGATGGAAAAGGAAAAGTGATGGATACGGTTGGAGGGCAGATTGACCTTCGCCCGACACTGTTACATTTACTAGGTGTCGATACGAAGAATACGATCCATTTCGGATCCGATCTGTTTAGTAAAGAGCGTCAAGACTTTACAGTACTACGTGACGGTTCTTTCATCACGAAGAATCACGTTTATACAGAAGGTAAATGTTACGACAAAAATACAGAGAAAGCAGTAGAAAAATCACTATGTCAACCGTATATGGAAAAAGCGAAGAAAGAGCTCGACTATTCAGATCGCATCATATACGGAGATCTATTACGCTTCATTGATCCGAAAACGGGTCAGGTAAAAGAAGACGAAAAAAAATAA
- a CDS encoding ROK family glucokinase — protein sequence MKRQLLIGIDLGGTTIKMAFVESDGDIAEKWEIPTDTSEKGKNISNDIATSIRKKANESNIPIESFIGIGMGAPGFIDLDEGYIYNAVNLGWENYPLKEDLENQIGLPVFIENDANIAALGEMWKGAGNHSDDLICVTLGTGIGGGIISNGSILHGTNGMAGEIGHITAIHEGGAPCNCGKTGCIETIASATGIARIAMEGLENHPNSKLKKRFDAGNSLTAKDVFECAADNDSWAIDIVKSVTHHLGLTIANLANALNPSKIVIGGGVSRAGDQLLDPLNVVFNQYALPRVSDGAELVIASLGNDAGVIGGAWLVKSNLS from the coding sequence ATGAAACGGCAATTGTTAATAGGTATAGACCTTGGTGGGACTACAATTAAAATGGCATTTGTAGAGTCTGACGGAGATATTGCAGAAAAATGGGAGATACCAACAGATACGAGTGAAAAAGGGAAAAACATAAGTAACGATATTGCAACGTCCATCCGTAAAAAGGCAAACGAGAGTAACATCCCGATCGAATCGTTTATTGGAATAGGTATGGGAGCCCCTGGATTTATTGACTTGGATGAGGGGTATATTTATAATGCCGTTAACTTAGGATGGGAAAACTATCCATTAAAAGAGGATTTGGAGAACCAAATAGGGCTACCAGTTTTTATTGAAAATGATGCAAACATTGCTGCCTTGGGAGAGATGTGGAAGGGAGCAGGAAACCATTCCGACGATTTAATTTGCGTAACACTCGGTACCGGTATTGGAGGGGGGATTATCTCGAATGGCAGTATACTCCATGGTACGAATGGGATGGCAGGTGAAATTGGACATATTACTGCGATTCACGAAGGTGGTGCTCCTTGTAATTGTGGGAAGACAGGTTGTATTGAAACGATTGCTTCGGCAACAGGGATTGCACGAATTGCTATGGAAGGATTGGAGAATCATCCGAATAGTAAGCTCAAGAAACGGTTCGATGCGGGAAATAGCCTGACTGCTAAGGATGTATTTGAATGTGCTGCGGATAACGATTCCTGGGCAATTGATATTGTTAAAAGTGTGACGCATCATCTCGGTTTAACAATCGCTAATCTTGCGAATGCATTAAATCCGTCCAAGATCGTCATCGGCGGTGGTGTCTCTCGAGCAGGAGATCAGCTACTTGATCCGTTGAATGTTGTTTTTAATCAATATGCATTACCCCGAGTAAGTGATGGTGCTGAACTTGTAATCGCCAGTCTTGGAAATGATGCAGGCGTAATCGGTGGAGCATGGCTTGTAAAGTCAAATTTATCCTAA
- a CDS encoding YqgQ family protein, whose amino-acid sequence MKTFYDVQQLLKRYGTFIYTGNRQADLELMQEEIQELYRNGLLDQSHYTSALLLLRQELQKHSKNH is encoded by the coding sequence ATGAAGACATTTTATGATGTTCAACAATTACTTAAAAGATATGGAACGTTCATTTATACAGGGAACCGGCAAGCAGACCTTGAGCTTATGCAAGAAGAAATTCAAGAGCTCTATCGGAATGGTTTGCTTGATCAATCACACTATACAAGTGCACTTTTATTATTAAGGCAAGAACTGCAAAAGCATTCGAAAAACCACTAG
- a CDS encoding spore germination protein → MSEQKSTPAIKDYDATISYVKKELGIDISFDQIHLELEYAGRRMSLFMIDGFTKDDIMHLLMKLLAKLEPEDLDPDPLTRLMRTYLPYMEISKEKDLEKAIDFSLGGPSMLFVEGIDTVIIIDARTYPVRSPAEPDLERVVRGARDGFVETIIFNTALTRRRVRDRSLRMEYMSVGRRSKTDICVSYIEDIADPDIVKEIKESIKKIDTDGLPMGEKTLEEFICGHHWNPYPLVRYTERPDTAAVHLFEGHVLVYVDGSPAILITPATFWHHLQHMEEYREKPVVGAYLRFVRFFAVMLSIFSLPLWYLLATSPEYMPEALEFIGPQKVGEVPLFLQFFLIEIGLDLLRMATVHIPSSLATALGLVAAILIGQVAVEVGLFINEVILYIAIAAMGTFATPTYEMGLANRLVRLALLIATALLGGPGYIIVTTLWIIMLVRLKSFNLPYLWPFLPFSYRGFRDVLVRSPIPLKNRRPRALHPKDPDR, encoded by the coding sequence ATGTCTGAGCAAAAATCAACTCCAGCTATCAAAGATTATGATGCTACTATATCTTATGTAAAAAAAGAATTAGGGATCGATATCAGCTTTGATCAAATACACCTTGAGCTTGAATATGCAGGCAGAAGAATGAGCCTGTTTATGATTGATGGATTTACAAAAGATGATATCATGCATTTATTGATGAAGCTCCTTGCGAAATTGGAACCTGAAGATTTGGATCCCGATCCACTTACCCGATTGATGAGAACTTATCTTCCGTATATGGAAATCAGTAAAGAAAAGGATCTTGAAAAAGCGATCGATTTTTCACTCGGCGGTCCCTCGATGCTTTTCGTTGAGGGAATCGATACAGTCATCATCATTGATGCGAGAACCTACCCGGTACGCAGTCCAGCAGAACCTGATCTTGAACGGGTGGTCCGTGGAGCAAGAGATGGGTTCGTTGAAACGATCATTTTCAATACTGCCCTTACGAGAAGGAGAGTTCGTGATCGATCTCTTCGTATGGAATATATGAGTGTTGGAAGAAGGTCCAAAACGGATATTTGTGTTTCGTATATTGAAGACATCGCAGACCCTGATATTGTAAAAGAAATCAAAGAGTCGATCAAAAAAATTGATACAGACGGGTTACCGATGGGAGAGAAGACCTTAGAAGAATTCATTTGCGGCCATCATTGGAACCCTTATCCACTTGTGCGATACACGGAACGACCCGATACCGCTGCGGTTCATTTGTTTGAGGGTCATGTCCTTGTCTATGTAGATGGTTCCCCTGCAATTCTAATAACACCAGCAACATTTTGGCATCATCTACAGCATATGGAGGAATACCGTGAAAAGCCGGTTGTAGGTGCGTATTTACGATTCGTTCGATTTTTTGCGGTCATGTTATCAATTTTCTCATTACCATTGTGGTATTTATTGGCAACGAGCCCTGAGTACATGCCGGAAGCACTCGAGTTTATTGGACCCCAAAAGGTTGGTGAGGTACCGCTATTTCTGCAGTTTTTTTTGATTGAAATCGGACTCGATTTATTAAGGATGGCTACGGTCCATATCCCTTCCTCATTAGCCACCGCTCTTGGTCTTGTGGCGGCTATTTTAATCGGACAGGTTGCAGTAGAGGTCGGTCTGTTTATTAATGAAGTCATTCTATATATTGCGATTGCAGCCATGGGGACATTTGCGACACCAACCTATGAAATGGGTTTAGCAAACCGTCTCGTAAGGCTCGCACTACTTATTGCCACAGCACTATTGGGTGGTCCAGGCTATATAATCGTTACAACGCTTTGGATCATAATGCTTGTTAGGCTTAAATCCTTCAACCTTCCATACTTGTGGCCGTTTCTTCCATTTTCCTATAGAGGATTTCGTGATGTACTGGTACGCTCTCCAATCCCGCTGAAGAACCGAAGACCGAGAGCATTACATCCAAAAGATCCTGATCGGTAG
- a CDS encoding M42 family metallopeptidase — translation MNESKEVVNLIKELVSIPSPSGNTDKVITYVDEFFKGLGLETRRNRKGGLLVTVEGENKDRHRFLTAHVDTLGAMVKEIKPDGRLKLSMIGGFRWNHVEGEYCQIQTAEGKVYSGTILMHQTSVHVYKEAGDAKRDEKNIEVRIDERVSNEEEVRSLGISVGDFVSFDPRVEITESGFVKSRHLDDKASVALLMEVVKTIKNEGTTLPHTTHFLISNNEEIGYGGNSNIPAETEEYLAVDMGAIGDGQATDEYTVSICAKDSSGPYHYELRKHLEQLAIKHEIEFKTDIYPFYGSDASAAIRAGFDVKHALIGPGIDASHAFERTHETSLVHTGQLIYQYLKSEMTNN, via the coding sequence ATGAACGAAAGCAAAGAAGTGGTGAATTTAATTAAAGAATTAGTCTCGATTCCGAGTCCATCAGGAAACACTGATAAGGTGATTACATATGTAGATGAGTTTTTTAAAGGACTCGGTTTGGAAACACGAAGAAATCGAAAAGGTGGACTTCTTGTAACGGTTGAAGGGGAAAATAAGGACCGACATCGTTTTTTAACTGCGCACGTTGATACTCTTGGGGCGATGGTGAAGGAAATTAAGCCAGACGGAAGGCTGAAGCTCTCGATGATCGGTGGTTTTCGCTGGAACCATGTAGAAGGTGAATATTGTCAAATACAAACAGCAGAAGGCAAGGTGTACTCTGGAACAATATTAATGCACCAGACGTCTGTTCATGTATACAAGGAAGCCGGGGATGCAAAACGAGATGAAAAAAATATCGAAGTTCGAATAGATGAACGTGTGTCCAATGAAGAAGAGGTGCGAAGTCTTGGAATCTCTGTTGGTGATTTCGTTTCCTTTGATCCTCGAGTTGAAATAACAGAAAGTGGCTTTGTTAAATCCCGACACCTTGATGATAAAGCGAGCGTTGCGTTATTGATGGAGGTTGTTAAGACGATAAAAAATGAAGGAACGACACTTCCACATACGACGCATTTCCTAATTTCGAATAATGAGGAAATCGGTTATGGTGGTAATTCGAACATTCCAGCAGAGACGGAAGAATACCTGGCAGTTGATATGGGTGCAATCGGTGATGGGCAGGCTACCGATGAATATACGGTTTCGATTTGTGCCAAAGATTCCAGTGGACCCTATCATTACGAGCTGCGTAAGCACCTTGAACAATTGGCAATCAAGCATGAGATCGAATTTAAGACAGACATTTATCCTTTTTACGGCTCTGATGCATCAGCAGCCATTCGTGCTGGGTTTGATGTCAAGCATGCGTTGATCGGACCTGGTATCGATGCCTCACACGCATTTGAACGGACACACGAAACCTCGTTGGTGCATACCGGACAATTAATTTATCAATACCTGAAATCAGAAATGACGAATAACTGA
- a CDS encoding HAD family hydrolase — MNRWKRVFFDLDNTLFDYERAFELASKQTFSQWSAAEKNGVHVDQWFNLFKEACDRLWPDYENGHLSRKSYQALRFQQSLQTFHIEVSQNIALWFEHQFKKQIPDFIDLYDGVELLLEFLCAHNIELGIISNGDYHLQLKKMNRLSIFKWIPSENIYVTDESGKVKPSSSMFDLVIQNRSGNPSESLFVGDSWDLDVVGAISAGWNALHLNTSGVPPSTDHEPFHSAATFKEIYERRNVLFLMDDQ; from the coding sequence ATGAATCGCTGGAAACGAGTATTTTTCGATCTCGACAATACGCTGTTCGATTATGAACGTGCCTTTGAATTGGCAAGTAAGCAGACGTTCAGCCAGTGGAGTGCTGCTGAGAAAAATGGTGTTCACGTAGATCAATGGTTCAACTTGTTCAAAGAGGCTTGTGACCGGCTTTGGCCAGATTATGAAAATGGGCATCTGTCCAGAAAGTCATATCAAGCTCTTCGTTTTCAACAATCTCTGCAAACGTTTCATATCGAAGTCTCCCAAAATATAGCCTTATGGTTCGAACATCAATTCAAAAAACAGATTCCTGACTTCATCGACTTGTATGATGGTGTAGAACTACTTTTAGAGTTCTTATGTGCTCATAACATCGAACTTGGGATCATTAGTAATGGTGACTATCATCTACAACTAAAAAAGATGAACAGGCTGTCTATTTTTAAGTGGATACCTTCGGAGAATATATATGTAACCGATGAATCCGGAAAAGTAAAACCCTCAAGCAGTATGTTCGACCTTGTCATACAAAACCGTTCAGGAAATCCGTCGGAGTCTTTATTTGTGGGCGATTCTTGGGACCTTGATGTTGTCGGTGCCATTTCAGCAGGTTGGAATGCGTTACATCTTAATACATCAGGGGTACCCCCATCGACCGATCACGAACCCTTTCACTCTGCAGCAACGTTCAAGGAAATATATGAGCGTCGCAATGTCCTTTTTCTTATGGATGATCAATGA
- the nhaC gene encoding Na+/H+ antiporter NhaC translates to MTTKKRLAFSLLTLFLIMGIILYSMLVLKTEPHIPLLASLVLISILARLFGFKWEVMEKGIIEGISVGIKPVLILMAIGMLIGTWMMSGTVPTLLFFGTSFVSPQWFTISALAVTIIVSSFTGSSFTTIGTVGVALIGLAVSLGIHPGLAAGAIICGACFGDKMSPLSDTTNFAPAVAGVQLFRHIQHLLWTTVPALLITFIIFIVIGSGSDTTESLASIKMIQDSLQDAFKISGWTLISPLIVIVLAVKRFPTLPALMVGLLTGLITILFVQDQSTISGILSMLQNGYEGNSGNSTVDDIVNRGGIQSMMWSISLVWIALALGGLVQSVGILKTLIDALENRLKGRGNTISATALSSIGVNVLTGEQYLSILLPGQAFKRHYEKEKIGLTNLSRTLEDAGTLVNPLIPWGVSGAFFASTLEINVIEYLPFVFFLYLSPAFTVLFGYLGIGTNVSEN, encoded by the coding sequence ATGACAACTAAGAAGCGACTTGCATTTTCATTATTGACTTTATTTCTAATCATGGGGATTATTTTATATTCAATGTTAGTTCTTAAAACAGAACCACATATCCCGCTTCTCGCCTCATTGGTTTTGATTTCAATTCTAGCTCGATTATTTGGTTTTAAATGGGAGGTTATGGAGAAAGGCATTATCGAAGGTATTTCAGTAGGAATTAAGCCTGTTCTCATCCTGATGGCGATTGGAATGCTGATAGGTACCTGGATGATGAGCGGGACAGTCCCAACATTGCTCTTTTTTGGCACTTCGTTTGTCTCTCCACAATGGTTTACGATTAGTGCGCTAGCTGTAACGATTATTGTATCAAGCTTTACGGGTAGCTCTTTTACGACAATTGGAACTGTAGGTGTCGCCTTAATAGGTCTTGCTGTAAGTCTCGGTATTCATCCAGGTCTGGCTGCAGGTGCGATCATATGCGGGGCATGCTTTGGAGATAAGATGTCCCCTCTATCCGACACGACTAATTTTGCTCCTGCTGTAGCGGGAGTCCAATTGTTCCGACACATTCAACATTTATTGTGGACGACCGTACCAGCATTGCTTATAACTTTTATCATATTTATCGTAATCGGAAGCGGATCAGATACAACGGAATCCTTGGCTTCGATTAAAATGATACAGGACAGTCTCCAAGACGCTTTTAAAATAAGTGGATGGACACTCATCTCTCCGTTAATCGTAATCGTATTGGCTGTAAAAAGATTTCCTACATTACCAGCATTAATGGTCGGGCTCCTTACGGGGTTAATTACGATTCTATTTGTCCAGGACCAATCAACAATATCCGGGATCTTAAGTATGCTGCAAAATGGATACGAAGGAAATTCGGGGAATTCAACGGTTGACGATATTGTGAATCGCGGGGGAATCCAATCGATGATGTGGTCAATATCTTTGGTTTGGATTGCATTAGCACTTGGGGGACTTGTACAATCCGTCGGTATTTTGAAAACCCTTATTGATGCCCTTGAAAACAGATTAAAAGGGAGGGGGAATACAATCTCGGCAACAGCCCTGTCTTCTATCGGTGTAAATGTGCTAACAGGTGAACAATACCTTTCAATCTTACTACCTGGTCAAGCATTCAAGCGTCATTATGAAAAAGAAAAAATCGGCTTGACGAACCTTTCTCGGACTTTAGAGGACGCTGGTACCTTGGTAAATCCGTTAATTCCTTGGGGAGTCAGCGGTGCATTCTTCGCATCGACTCTTGAAATCAATGTTATCGAATATCTACCATTTGTATTCTTTCTCTATCTATCTCCAGCCTTCACGGTCTTATTCGGATATCTAGGGATTGGGACAAATGTTTCGGAAAACTAA
- a CDS encoding molybdenum cofactor guanylyltransferase, giving the protein MNEVTKREIAGITLSGGQSRRYGTPKALETLDGVPFYNRSIGALQPIVDRQVIVVHPSLEQHIMKPYDVLMITDEHEFAGHGPLAGIYSAMNIVPASHYIVLACDMPLMDTETLQILKAVQFYLSKESCVVPVVKGRIQPLAAIYPAAAKPVIHHLLMNEKRRLVDLLNHLDCIYIKFESKLRSKAFQNVNTPEDYIAIMNSP; this is encoded by the coding sequence ATGAATGAGGTGACTAAACGAGAAATCGCAGGGATTACGTTATCAGGCGGGCAGTCGAGGCGGTACGGCACACCAAAAGCTCTTGAAACACTTGATGGAGTACCTTTTTATAATCGGAGCATTGGGGCTCTTCAACCGATTGTAGATCGTCAAGTAATCGTCGTCCATCCCTCATTAGAACAACACATAATGAAACCGTATGATGTATTAATGATAACGGATGAACACGAATTTGCCGGACATGGACCGCTAGCTGGCATTTACAGCGCGATGAATATAGTGCCGGCTTCACATTACATCGTTCTTGCTTGTGATATGCCCTTGATGGATACCGAAACGTTACAAATACTTAAGGCGGTACAATTCTATTTATCCAAGGAAAGCTGTGTAGTACCTGTCGTGAAGGGGAGAATCCAACCTCTGGCCGCTATTTATCCAGCTGCTGCAAAACCTGTCATTCATCATCTTCTAATGAATGAAAAACGACGACTTGTCGACCTTCTCAATCATTTGGATTGTATATACATCAAGTTCGAGTCAAAGCTGAGAAGTAAAGCCTTTCAAAACGTGAATACCCCAGAAGATTACATAGCAATAATGAATTCCCCATAA
- a CDS encoding 5-formyltetrahydrofolate cyclo-ligase → MTKQEIRKSIQKQLVKMPKQEREHLSRHIRDNLFATKEWKSAETIGVTVSRGAEIDTYPIIRRGWEDGKSVVVPKCHPGDFSMDFRKLQSFDELETVYFGLKEPIIEETQSVSPDQIDLLIVPGLAYDESGYRVGFGGGYYDRYLQRYSNRTVSLLFPSQLVNELPRESFDFPVDGLILPDLVKYVRE, encoded by the coding sequence ATGACCAAACAGGAAATTCGGAAAAGCATTCAAAAACAGCTTGTAAAAATGCCAAAGCAAGAAAGGGAGCATTTATCTAGACATATCAGAGACAATTTATTCGCGACGAAAGAGTGGAAATCGGCCGAAACGATTGGAGTGACCGTTTCTCGCGGTGCGGAGATAGATACCTATCCGATTATCCGTCGTGGCTGGGAGGATGGGAAAAGTGTCGTTGTTCCAAAATGTCATCCTGGAGACTTTTCAATGGATTTTCGCAAATTACAATCATTTGACGAGCTGGAAACCGTTTACTTTGGCCTAAAGGAACCGATCATCGAAGAAACCCAATCTGTATCACCAGACCAAATCGATTTATTGATTGTACCTGGACTAGCCTACGATGAATCCGGGTATAGAGTTGGGTTCGGAGGAGGCTATTACGACCGTTATTTACAACGTTATTCGAATCGAACCGTATCGTTACTCTTCCCATCACAGCTCGTAAATGAGCTCCCGAGAGAATCGTTTGATTTTCCTGTAGACGGCTTGATTCTACCTGATTTAGTTAAGTATGTCAGAGAATAA
- the rpmG gene encoding 50S ribosomal protein L33, with protein MRVQVTLACTETGDRNYITSKNKRKNTDRLELKKYSPRLKRHTLHRETK; from the coding sequence ATGCGCGTACAAGTTACATTAGCTTGCACAGAAACGGGAGACCGTAACTACATTACTTCTAAGAACAAGCGTAAAAACACAGACCGTCTTGAGCTTAAAAAATACAGCCCAAGATTGAAGCGTCACACACTACATCGTGAAACAAAGTAA